GACCCGGTCGGCGAGCGGCTGTCGCTCGTGGACGAGAAGGGCCGGATCATCGAGGACGACCGGGCCCTGCTGGTGCTGCTCGACCTGGTCGCCGCCGAGCGGCGCAGCGGCCGGGTGGCGCTGCCGGTGACCACGACCCGGATCGCCGAGCAGGTGGCCGCCTACCACGGCACGCAGGTCGAGTGGACCACCACCTCCCCCGACGACCTCACGCGGGTGGGCGGCGAAGAGGGCACCATCTTCGGCGGCGACGGCAAGGGCGGGTTCATCGTCCCCGAGTTCAGCAGCGTCTACGACGGCACGGCGGCCTTCGTGCGGCTGATCGGGCTGGTGGCGCGCACCCAGCTCACGCTGAGCCAGATCGACGCGCGGATCCCGCGGGCGCACGTCCTCAAGCGGGACCTGGCGACCCCGTGGGCCGTCAAGGGCCTGGTGATGCGGCGGGTCGTCGAGGCGGCCGGAGAGCGCTCCGTGGACACGACGGACGGCGTGCGGGTCGTGGAGAGCGACGGGCGCTGGGTCATGGTCCTGCCCGACCCCGCCGAGGCGGTCACCCACCTGTGGGCCGAAGGTCCCGACGACGCCTCCGCGCAGGCCCTGCTGGACGAGTGGTCGGCCGTGGTGGACAGCGCCGGGCGGTAGGCCCGGCGGTCCCGGGCGGCGAAAACCACCGCACGCGCGCGTGCCGGACAAGTGTCCCCAAGGGGGCCTGTCCGGCACGCCGGTGGGGCCGTTCGGAGGTACGGGCCGCGACATGCGACGATGTGCGGCATGCCGCAGCAACCCCCCGTTCGGAGCAGTCCCGCGCGGCCGCGCCCGGACGCGTCCATGTCGTTGATCACCAACGTCATGGACCACAGCCTCGACGACGGGTACGCCGAGGCCGCAGCCCGCAGGAAGTCGCGGGGCGAAGGCGGGCTGCCGAAGACCCTGCGGGCGAAACTGGGCCTGGCCGCCGGTCTGGTGCTGGCGGCCCTGGTCGTGACCGTGGGCGCGGCACAGGCGCGCGTGGCCGCGCCCGTGGTGGCCAAGGAGCGCCAGGAACTGATCGACCGCATCGACCGCGGGACCTCGGCCGCGGACAGGCTCGAAGGCGAGGTCGACACGCTGCGCGACGACGTCAGCGCCCGCCAGCGGGCGGCGTTGAAGAACAGCGGGGGCGACGCCGAGGCGGACCTGATGGGTGTCCTGTCGGGCGCGACCGCGGTGCACGGCCCGGGCGTCAAGCTCGTGGTGAACGACGCCAAGGAGGCCAGCACCGGCGGCGACGGCGCCGATCCGCGCGAGACCTCGGGCTTCTCCGACACCGGACGGGTGCGCGACCGGGACATGCAGCGCGTGGTCAACGGGCTGTGGGCGTCCGGGGCCGAGGCCGTCTCCATCAACGGGCGCCGGCTGACCGCCCTGTCGGCGATCAGGGCCGCGGGAGACGCGATACTGGTCGACAACAAGCCGCTGGTGCCGCCGTACACGGTGCTGGCGGTGGGGGACGGGCGGAAACTGAGCACCGGCTTCCAGAACGGCGCCGACGGCCTGTACCTGCACGCCCTGGAGGAGGACTACGGCATCCGCGCCACCATCTCCACGGAGGGCGACGTCCGCCTGCCCGCCGCCCCGAGTGTGATCGTACGAACAGCACGGCCGAACGCCGGCACAACCGAGAAGGGCACATCGTGATCGCCGTACTGGGCCTCGTCGTGGGAGTCGTGGCCGGCCTGTTGGTCCGGCCCGAGGTTCCGGCGGTCGTCGAGCCGTACCTGCCGATCGCCGTGGTGGCGGCCCTGGACGCCGTCTTCGGCGGTCTGCGGGCCATGCTCGACGGCATCTTCGACGACAAGGTCTTCGTGGTGTCGTTCCTGTCGAACGTGGTCGTCGCCGCGCTGATCGTGTTCCTGGGCGACAAGCTGGGCGTGGGCGCACAGCTGTCCACGGGCGTCGTGGTGGTGCTGGGCATCCGGATCTTCTCCAATGCCGCGGCGATCCGACGGCACGTGTTCCGGGCGTGACACGGATGAGCAGCCAGCACGAGCAGCCGCACAACAGGCTGCGCAAGGAACTGCCCGACGAGGTTCCCGCGCCCGCCGGGACGGAGCCCGCCGGGACGGAGCCCGCCGGGACCGAACCCCCCTCGGCCGGGTCCGCCGGGACCGGGTCCGCGCGCACGCCGCGGGGCGCGGCGCCGCGGGATCGGCTCACCGGGCGTCAGCGGCTGATCGACGGCCTGTGGCCGCCGCGGCTCACCCGGGCCCAACTCATCGTGGCCCTGCTGCTGTTCGGCCTCGGGTTCGGGCTGGCCGTGCAGGTGGCGTCCAACAGCGACAGCGGCAGCGCGCTGCGCGGCGCCCGCCAGGAGGACCTCGTTCGCATCCTCGATGAACTGGACGACCGCACCCAGCGTCTTGAGGACGAGAAGCAGGGACTCGAGAAGCAGCGCCAGGAACTGCAGAGCAGCTCCGACCAGGCCGCGGAGGCCCGCAGGCAGACCGCCGAGAAGGAGAGGCAACTCGGCATCCTGGCGGGCACCGTGGCGGCGCAGGGTCCCGGCATCACGATGACGGTCGGGGACACGAAGGGGACGGTCAAGGCGGACATGCTGCTCGACGCGGTCCAGGAGCTGCGCGCGGCCGGCGCGGAGGCGATCCAGGTGAACGGGGTGCGCGTGGTCGCGAACACGTACCTGACCGACGCGGGCAGGGGGGTGAACGTCGACGGGAACAAGATCAACGCCCCCTATCGTTTCAAGGTCATCGGCAAGCCGCAGGACCTCGAGCCGGCGTTGAACATCCCCGGAGGGGTGGTGCAGACCCTGGAGAAGGAGCAGGCCACCGTGGCCGTCGAGCGGTCCGACAAGATCGTCGTGGACGCCTTGCGACAGGCGGAGCAGCCTGACTACGCTCGGTCGTCCTCCCAGTGAACCGGCGGTGCATGTGCGGTGTCCGGCAGGGGCATGAGCTTGCGGGGGGTCGGCGCACCGAAGGGGTGGTGCGTGGTGGAAACTGTTTGGCGGACACGGACGTTGTGAGGATGTCCGGGTCGGCCGGTGTAGGCAATCAGGGTTCGTCCTGCCCCACGGGCGGGTCTGTTTCGGTCAAGGGGAATCGCCCGTGAAGTTGTTTGCGAAGTTGTTCGGCAAGAGCGCGCGAGAAGGCAGCGGCAACGCGACCGCTCGTCATCGCGCACAGCCCGACGCGGAGGACCAGCGCCCGCTGTTCCGCGACCAGGTCGCTGGTCCGGGCGGTGACATTTCCGGAGGTCAGGGCGCCGCGTCGGTTGACCCTGCACAGGCCGGCGGCATAGGTTTCGGGCAATCGTCAGCCTCAGGTGCGGGTGGAGGGTTCACGCCCGGTCCGTACGCGTCGAACGCCCCCGCGGGTCAGCCGCGGCAGGAGGATCCGTCCATGTCGGTCCTGGTCTGTACGAGGTGCGGCAACCGGAACGCGGAGAACGCGCGGTTCTGCTCGAACTGCGGTGCGCCGCTGCGGCCCGGTCTGACCCCGGAGCGCGCGTCGGAGACGACCTCCACGATCTCGATCTCGGGTCTGGAGGCCTACGACGCGGAGGCGACGGGCCAGACGCCGCTGCCGATGCTCTCGCC
This is a stretch of genomic DNA from Streptomyces sp. TG1A-8. It encodes these proteins:
- a CDS encoding DUF881 domain-containing protein codes for the protein MPQQPPVRSSPARPRPDASMSLITNVMDHSLDDGYAEAAARRKSRGEGGLPKTLRAKLGLAAGLVLAALVVTVGAAQARVAAPVVAKERQELIDRIDRGTSAADRLEGEVDTLRDDVSARQRAALKNSGGDAEADLMGVLSGATAVHGPGVKLVVNDAKEASTGGDGADPRETSGFSDTGRVRDRDMQRVVNGLWASGAEAVSINGRRLTALSAIRAAGDAILVDNKPLVPPYTVLAVGDGRKLSTGFQNGADGLYLHALEEDYGIRATISTEGDVRLPAAPSVIVRTARPNAGTTEKGTS
- a CDS encoding small basic family protein, with the protein product MIAVLGLVVGVVAGLLVRPEVPAVVEPYLPIAVVAALDAVFGGLRAMLDGIFDDKVFVVSFLSNVVVAALIVFLGDKLGVGAQLSTGVVVVLGIRIFSNAAAIRRHVFRA
- a CDS encoding DUF881 domain-containing protein, which gives rise to MSSQHEQPHNRLRKELPDEVPAPAGTEPAGTEPAGTEPPSAGSAGTGSARTPRGAAPRDRLTGRQRLIDGLWPPRLTRAQLIVALLLFGLGFGLAVQVASNSDSGSALRGARQEDLVRILDELDDRTQRLEDEKQGLEKQRQELQSSSDQAAEARRQTAEKERQLGILAGTVAAQGPGITMTVGDTKGTVKADMLLDAVQELRAAGAEAIQVNGVRVVANTYLTDAGRGVNVDGNKINAPYRFKVIGKPQDLEPALNIPGGVVQTLEKEQATVAVERSDKIVVDALRQAEQPDYARSSSQ
- a CDS encoding FHA domain-containing protein, whose translation is MKLFAKLFGKSAREGSGNATARHRAQPDAEDQRPLFRDQVAGPGGDISGGQGAASVDPAQAGGIGFGQSSASGAGGGFTPGPYASNAPAGQPRQEDPSMSVLVCTRCGNRNAENARFCSNCGAPLRPGLTPERASETTSTISISGLEAYDAEATGQTPLPMLSPEAQAAVDALPLGSALLVVRRGPNSGSRFLLDSDLTTAGRHPQSDIFLDDVTVSRRHVEFRRSPDGSFTVADVGSLNGTYVNRERIDQVALSNGDEVQIGKYRLVFYASRHGI